In Arthrobacter sp. MN05-02, the genomic stretch TTCACCGCGACCGAGGAGGGAGCCGGTAATCTCACCGAGTAGGCGTTCGGCGTCTGAGACTTCTTCCAGCCGCATGACCGCCTCGCCCCGAAGAACTTTAGCCATACGGTCGTACCCGATGCGGGCAACGGAAACATCGCCCGCATTACAGTGCTCTCCGCCGTACGGACCGACACGGTCAGCACAACCCTCGCCACGCCCGCGAAGAATGGCAGTTACCTCCTGCTGGACGTCCTGTGGGAGACCGAAGCGGGGGAGACCAGCTCGAACCCCTTCTACTTCAGCGCAAAGGATGCGGAGGGACGGAGCGCTGATCTCGACATGTTGGCGGACGGTCAGCTGGGATCCGGCCCGGTTCTGCCCGGTGACAAGTCCCGTGAATTCATCGCCTTCGACATCGCGCTGGGTCCTGTCACGGTATCGATCACGGATCCCCTGATGCAGGAAGCCGCGCGGATTGAGATCCCGAGTTAGGCATTCCACCGTCGGCGTGATCAGGCTTCACACCCGTCCACAGCCCGAACTTGGAGGAGCCTCCGAAGTAACAGATTGCAGTTGCGGACCGATAGGTGCTTCTGACTGCGGCTGTTCCTCTGTTGGATCTATGGTCGTTGCTCGGCGGCAGGCGTGGCTTGCTGCCACTTCATCTTCTAGGTCTTAGGAAGGACGCTCATGGCTGGGTCAGTCGACGATTGGTTCTTGGATCACAGTGACGATTCGATGGGGGACGCGCTGGACGATGAACCGGTAGAACGCGAAGATCCCTGGGACTGATTACGGCGTCGCCCGCTACGGCCAGGTCCGCCAGTTCCACCAGCGTGACGGCTCCGGCTCGGGTCGGGGCTCCGGCTCCGGCCCGCCGCCCAGCGCCTGCGCAGCCTCGACGAGATCCTCTGCGGTGAGCGTCATGACGTCCTCCCGGTCGAGCGCATCGAAGTCGCGGTCCTCGTCGAGTGACAGCCTCAGCGCCTGCCGGTTGAGCGCCTGCTCGAACAGGGTGCGAGCAAAACGGGCGTTGCCCGAGTCCTCACCGACATGGAGGCCTGAGAAGATACGACTCAGCATGTCGTCGGCTCCGGGCGCCAGGATGTACTCGTGCTGGGCCAGCATCTGGTGGAAGATCGTCCGGAGCGCGTCGACCGAGTAGTCCGGGAACGTGATCTCCCGCGCGAAACGCGACCGTAGGCCGGGATTCGAGAGGAGGAACGCCTCCATCAGCTGCGGGTACCCGGCCACGATGACCACCAGGCGATGACGGTGATCCTCCATCCGCTTGAGGAGGACCTCGATGGCCTCGGGACCGAAGTCCATCCGGCCGTCCTCCGGCGTCAGGGCGTACGCCTCATCGATGAACAGGACGCCGTCCAGCGCACGCCGGATCACGCGGTCCGTCTTGATGGCTGTCGCACCGACGTACTGCCCCACGAGGCCGGACCGGTCGACCTCCACGAGATGGCCCTTCTGCAGCAACCCGACGGCGCGGTACATCTCGGCGAGGAGCCGCGCCACAGTGGTCTTCCCGGTACCGGGGTTCCCGAGGAACACCAGGTGCTGGGAGGTCGCAACCTCCGGCAGTCCGTGGGCCTTGCGACGGGCCTGCACCTGCAGGAGGGCGACGAGCGCCCGTACCTGCTCCTTGACGGGGTCCAGCCCGACCAGGGCGTCGAGTTCGGCCTGCACCTCGGCCAGCGGGCGAGCGGGACCGGGACGCACCGGGAAGTACTCGCCGCGCAGGTCCTCCACGCGGTCCGACCCCGAGGATTTGAGCTGGTCCGTGAGATGGCTGAGCGTCTCGCGCAGGTCGTCGAGTGGATTGCGGCTGGCGGCCATGCTTTCTCCTGAGCGACTGAAGAGCAGGGAGTCGATAGATTGCGGTGAATGGGCCTATCGCAATGCGGCGGAAGAGGCCCGCGCGTTGATCCGGTGGGATTGCGTCCAAGCTACCGCACCAGGACTGCGAGCAGGAGTTCGCACCAGCGTCCGGCGGAGGTCGCCTGAGCGGGACGGCTCAACGGCAGAGGCGCCTGCTATCGATCAGTGCCCCGTCGAGGACCGGCGAACATCCCCAGGCTGTAGGCGAGCAGGATGAGTGACATGATCAGCCCAGCTCCCACTGCCGCTGCCAGTGCGCTCGTTTGTGTGCCGACGAGCAGACCAGCACCACCGAGTAGGGCAAGGACCGAACCGAGCGTGTAGAACATGCGTTCCTGGAACGCCCACGCGAAAGGTATGAAGTGGAGACCGACGACCAGCGCGATCAGCGCGGGTTGAAGCTCCAGTTCGCCTACCGATGTGAGCCGTCCCGTGCCGAGAGCAATGAGCGCGAACTCCATGATCACGCAGAGAAGGTAGATCCCGATGTGCCGACGACGAGGAGCAGTGAAGGGGCCGAGGAAGCGCGGAGAGGCGAAGAGGAACCAGAGCGTGGAGGTGATCGCTGCGATGACCAGAATGCGTGCAGCCACCGAGACGGGATCTGTGAATCCCGGTGTGTAGGAGAAGACGAAGACGCCTGCACCGAACAGGCCGATGAGCGTTCCCGATCGCCGCGGATCGACGAAGCGTGGAGGCGTGTCGACTGACGATGAAGCAGTGGTGCTGTCACGGGCCACCGGAGAACCTTTCGTAGGAGAGTTGACGATGATCCGGACCGTCAGCCAGGACGGGAGAAGCCTCGGCTGTCCAGGTCCTTGAACGCGATCACCTCTCCGAAGAGTTCCTCTCCGGTAGGGATGAAACCGAGCTTGAGGTAGAACCCTTCCGGGCCGTGTTCGCCGCGCTCCCATAGGACAGAGATGCGCTCCACGCCGCGGGCACGCGCCTCCTGCTCCAACGCATCGACGGCGAACCGTCCTGCGCCGCGGCCTTGCGCGGACGCCGCTACATTCAGCCGCCAGATGCCGGCACGGAAGGCGTCGATCTCGTGGTCGGGATCGAAGTTGCCCATGATGAAGGCCAGCACCTCGTCGCCGTCGACCACCAGTCGGGGCCAGGCGGTGGGGGTCACATAGGCCTCGGCGATCGACTGCACCACCGGCGCAACGAACGCCTCCTGTTCGGGCCGAAGCCTGATGCTGACAGCCTTACCGAGGTTCTCCGGGGTCAGGGACGCAAGTTCCATGGCACCGACGATAAACGCAGTGGCGGTCACCTGCTACTGATGGCGGCTGGTAGGCCACGCAGCGTGATCGGACGCGGTACTCCGTCCTACCCGCCCGCCTGTGGCAGCACCCCGCGGAGGCCAGCAGATGACGGCTGTCCGCAGTGGAGTACCGGTGCAGTACCGCCGGTCACACCACGCAGGGACAGGTACCTCGAACGCGGACCATGCTTGCTCAACAGGTTCTCCCGCAGGGACCTGGCCGCGTCCTAATGAGTGGGCTGGGAAGTCCGACCGACCTGGTTCCTGCTCGTCCATGTGCAGTTCCCCTTCACAGCCCAGCTGCTTGAGGTGTGAAGGAGATCCCACGTTCGTGCACGAGGCCCGTCGGTGTGGCCGGCTGAGCCCCGCGCAACAAGGCACGGAACATCTTTCAGGCGTGAATCCAGTATGTGCGGCAGAGGTTCAACATCGCCCGTGCTCACGCTCAAGCTTTGCCTGCCACTGCACCCGTAGGACGGACGGCACGCAGCAGTCGTTCTCAGGCTGGGTCAAGGCGGGCGTCCCCGTGGTGATGAAGACGGTAGCCTCGTCGTGCAGTGGGATGTTCCCGGTACTCGTCGGCGCCGCGCACGTTCAGGGCTGTGGCGGCTGCTCCAGGACTCCTGTGGCTGTGAGATGAGCGGCGACGGCGGCCAGCCTGCTGTTGCCGGCCGAACTCGTCGCGACCAGTAGCTCGAATGCCTCATCACTGGTGAGCCCGTAGCGTTCCATCAGCATTCCTGCGGCTCGCTCGATCGTGTCCCGACTGTGGATCGCGCGGGTGAGGTGCTCGACTTTTTCGGACACTTCGGCCAGGCGTTGCAGAACCAGGCGCAGTTCTGTCGTAGGACCGTCATCGGTGGCTCCACGCGCTGGGCGTGGGTCCCGATGTGATTCCACCGGAAGACCTACCCTCCCGGAGAGTAGTCGCAACGACCCGGGCGGCGGATCCTCGATGCTTCTCATGGCGGCAGGCACAGCAATGCCACCTGTCGAGCTTCCCGCGTCCGGAAAAGGGAGGATATCGGCCGGTGGCCGTGGAGGATTCGCTCGCAATCCCTGAGGGTCGTCTGCTGGCATGATCAACCTGCTTGAGTAGGGCGAAGCACTGGGCGCTTCCGCCGGGCTGGCATGCCCGCTCTGCTACAGGCCGCACATCAGGCTCCAGGAGCGCGCAGGGTGCGAGCACTTGGGCTGTGTGCACATAACGATACGGGTTATCCAGAAAACGCCGCCCACCATTTCGCCTCCGGGCGGAAGTACTACCTGCCGTTGGCGAGGGTGTCCCGCGGGTACTCGCCATGGACGTATCGATAGTGCGTGCTGGAACGGCCTGCGTGGGCGGATCCCCGTGGCTGCCGCAGCGGAAGTACGGCATAGGCTGTCGGCATGACAGGTGCCACGGGTGCTGCAGCTGATCCGGTCATCAGGTTGGAGGAGCCGGCCGACGTCGATGCCATCGACGACCTGACGGACGATGCGTTCAAGGGGAAGTCCTATAGCTCGGGAACGGAGGCTGCCGTCATCCGTGCGCTGCGTGCTTCCGGCGACCTGGCACTGTCCCTCGTTGCAGAGGAATCGGGACGAATAGTGGGTCATGTCGCTTTCTCTCCCGTTCTCGTCACGAACTCCGAG encodes the following:
- the speG gene encoding N-acetyltransferase; the encoded protein is MTATAFIVGAMELASLTPENLGKAVSIRLRPEQEAFVAPVVQSIAEAYVTPTAWPRLVVDGDEVLAFIMGNFDPDHEIDAFRAGIWRLNVAASAQGRGAGRFAVDALEQEARARGVERISVLWERGEHGPEGFYLKLGFIPTGEELFGEVIAFKDLDSRGFSRPG